The Nitrospira tepida genome includes a window with the following:
- the nrdR gene encoding transcriptional regulator NrdR has translation MKCPFCDALEDKVVDSRMAKEGELIRRRRECLGCKRRYTTYERVEETLPLVVKKDGRREPFDRGKIIAGLKRACEKRPISMATIEAVADHIEKRIQELGETEVASRTIGEEVMEALRELDQVAYVRFASVYRDFKDIDQFMDELKSLARERRER, from the coding sequence GTGAAGTGCCCGTTCTGCGACGCGCTTGAAGACAAGGTCGTTGATTCGCGGATGGCCAAGGAAGGCGAGCTGATTCGCCGGCGCCGCGAGTGTTTGGGCTGCAAGCGCCGGTACACCACCTACGAACGGGTCGAAGAGACCCTCCCGCTCGTCGTCAAAAAGGACGGGCGCCGCGAGCCGTTTGATCGCGGCAAGATCATCGCCGGCCTGAAGCGCGCCTGCGAAAAACGCCCCATCAGCATGGCCACCATCGAAGCGGTGGCCGACCACATCGAAAAGCGCATTCAAGAGCTCGGCGAGACGGAAGTCGCCAGCCGGACCATCGGCGAAGAGGTCATGGAGGCGCTTCGCGAGCTGGATCAAGTGGCCTACGTGCGGTTCGCCTCGGTCTACCGCGACTTCAAAGACATCGACCAGTTCATGGACGAGCTGAAGTCGTTGGCCCGCGAGCGCCGCGAACGCTAG
- a CDS encoding efflux RND transporter permease subunit, which translates to MVERIIEFSARNRFIVFLLVLAFSAIGLWALWQTPIDALPDVSDTQVIVYTTWPGRSPDLIEDQITYPIVTALLSAPKVTVVRGFSDFGYSYVYVLFKDGTDIYWARSRVLEYMNQLAGRLPEGVTPQLGPDATGVGWVYQYALVDESGQQDLASLRSFQDWYLRYWLRAVEGVAEVASIGGFVRQYQVNLDPTKVLAYRLSIPSIVETIRQSNNDVGGRVVEFSGIEYVVRGRGYIKKSEDIEKIAVGVNDNGTPILLRDVATVRLGPDMRRGLVDLDGQGEVVGGIVVMRFGENALTVIERVKAKLKELEPSMPKGVKIVSTYDRNDLIRESIATANESLLEELLVTGVLIVAFLLHVRSAMVPILTLPIAVLIAFIPMYLLQVGINIMSLGGIIVAIGDMVDAAIVMVDNAHKRLEEWERNGRRGERVQVLIDSAKEVGPAIFASVLVIAISFIPIFALEAQEGKMFKPLAWTNNLAVAMCAVLAITLVPACLPTFIRGRIFPEQRHPVSRSLQGIYAPLLRWTLQHRGTVVLLAVGLLLSIVPVYQRMGSEFMPPLYEGTILYMPTTLPGLSVTEAGRLLQIMDRKLKSFPEVERVFGKAGRAETSTDPAPFSMMEVIVELKSKEQWRPGLSYEGLVDEMDRALQFPGVTNAWTMPIRNRIDMLTTGIRTPVGIKIFGPDLKQIEQLGELLEMVLKEVPGTRSVYAERVSSGYYLDFDINREEIARYGLKLMDVGRIIESAIGGENIATTIEGRERYPINVRYLRELRDDPQRLQRVLVDTPTGAQVPLAQLATLRFVNGPPMIRDENGMLAGYVFLDMADRDVGGYVEDLKRTVAAKVQLPPGYTIVWSGQYEFMERAKERLKLVIPLTLIIIFVAFYFTFRSVAETFMVMVGVPLSLVGAVWYLTILGYNISIAVWVGLITVVGTAAETSAVMLAYLDEACARRKAAGGLKTLQDVIDTVQSGAVERIRPMAMIGFVDVIGLFPVMWATGTGADVMKRIAAPQVGGVFSAMILTLFVIPPVYVIWRWWKERQARHETKT; encoded by the coding sequence ATGGTTGAACGAATCATTGAATTCAGCGCGAGAAATCGCTTCATCGTGTTCCTGCTGGTCTTGGCCTTCTCGGCCATCGGCCTCTGGGCTTTGTGGCAGACGCCGATCGATGCCTTGCCCGACGTCTCAGACACGCAGGTGATCGTCTACACGACCTGGCCCGGACGATCTCCGGACCTGATCGAGGACCAGATCACCTATCCGATCGTGACGGCGCTTCTGTCCGCGCCCAAGGTGACGGTGGTCCGGGGCTTCTCGGACTTCGGCTACTCCTATGTCTATGTTCTGTTCAAGGACGGCACCGACATCTATTGGGCGAGGAGCCGTGTGCTCGAATACATGAACCAGTTGGCGGGCCGGCTGCCGGAAGGGGTCACGCCGCAGCTCGGCCCGGATGCCACCGGGGTCGGATGGGTGTATCAGTACGCCCTCGTCGATGAATCGGGACAACAGGACCTCGCCTCGCTGCGCAGCTTCCAGGATTGGTACCTTCGCTATTGGCTGCGCGCGGTGGAAGGGGTGGCCGAGGTCGCGAGCATCGGCGGATTCGTCCGCCAGTACCAGGTCAATCTCGATCCCACGAAAGTCCTGGCCTACCGTCTCTCTATTCCTTCCATTGTGGAAACCATCAGACAAAGCAACAACGACGTGGGCGGCCGCGTCGTGGAATTTTCGGGAATCGAATACGTGGTTCGAGGGCGAGGCTACATCAAGAAGAGCGAGGACATCGAGAAGATCGCCGTGGGCGTCAATGACAACGGCACGCCCATTCTGTTGCGGGATGTGGCGACCGTGCGGCTCGGGCCGGATATGCGGCGGGGCCTCGTCGATCTGGACGGCCAAGGCGAGGTGGTCGGAGGCATCGTCGTCATGCGGTTCGGGGAGAACGCGCTGACGGTCATCGAACGGGTGAAGGCCAAGCTCAAGGAATTGGAACCCTCCATGCCGAAGGGCGTGAAGATCGTCAGTACGTACGATCGAAACGACCTGATTCGAGAATCGATCGCCACGGCGAATGAAAGCCTCCTGGAGGAACTGCTCGTCACTGGAGTGCTGATTGTCGCGTTCCTGCTGCATGTGCGCTCCGCAATGGTGCCCATCCTCACGCTGCCGATCGCGGTCCTGATCGCCTTCATTCCCATGTACCTTCTGCAGGTCGGCATCAACATCATGTCGCTCGGCGGGATCATCGTCGCGATCGGGGACATGGTCGATGCCGCCATCGTCATGGTGGACAACGCCCACAAGCGCTTGGAGGAATGGGAACGAAACGGCCGCAGGGGCGAGCGGGTGCAAGTCCTCATCGATTCGGCCAAGGAAGTCGGCCCGGCGATCTTTGCCTCGGTGCTCGTGATCGCCATCTCCTTCATTCCCATCTTCGCCTTGGAAGCGCAGGAAGGGAAGATGTTCAAGCCGCTGGCCTGGACGAACAATCTCGCCGTCGCCATGTGCGCGGTGCTCGCGATCACCTTGGTCCCCGCCTGCCTGCCGACATTCATCCGTGGCCGGATCTTCCCGGAACAGCGCCATCCGGTCAGCCGAAGCCTGCAAGGGATCTATGCGCCGCTCTTGCGATGGACGTTGCAACACAGGGGCACCGTCGTCCTGCTGGCCGTGGGACTCCTGCTCAGCATCGTACCGGTTTATCAACGCATGGGGTCAGAATTCATGCCGCCTCTCTACGAAGGGACGATTCTGTACATGCCCACGACCCTGCCTGGTCTTTCGGTCACGGAAGCCGGGCGGCTCCTCCAGATCATGGACCGGAAACTGAAATCGTTTCCTGAAGTGGAGCGAGTCTTCGGCAAGGCCGGACGGGCGGAAACGTCCACGGACCCGGCCCCGTTCAGCATGATGGAGGTGATCGTCGAATTGAAATCGAAAGAGCAATGGAGACCTGGGCTTAGCTACGAGGGGCTGGTCGATGAAATGGATCGAGCCCTCCAATTTCCCGGCGTGACCAATGCCTGGACGATGCCGATCCGGAATCGGATCGACATGCTGACGACCGGTATTCGGACACCGGTAGGAATCAAGATCTTCGGCCCGGATCTCAAGCAGATCGAACAACTGGGAGAGCTGTTGGAGATGGTGCTGAAAGAAGTCCCTGGAACCCGCAGCGTGTATGCGGAGCGGGTCTCCAGCGGCTACTATCTGGATTTCGACATCAACCGCGAGGAGATTGCCCGCTATGGCCTCAAACTGATGGATGTGGGAAGGATCATCGAATCAGCCATCGGTGGCGAGAACATCGCTACCACGATCGAGGGACGTGAACGATATCCGATCAACGTGCGCTATCTGCGGGAGTTGCGGGATGACCCCCAGAGGCTTCAGCGTGTCCTCGTCGATACGCCAACCGGCGCCCAAGTGCCGTTGGCCCAACTGGCGACCCTGCGATTCGTCAACGGCCCTCCGATGATCCGGGATGAAAACGGGATGCTCGCGGGCTATGTCTTTCTGGACATGGCCGACCGCGACGTGGGCGGCTATGTGGAGGATCTCAAGCGGACGGTGGCGGCCAAAGTGCAACTTCCGCCGGGCTATACGATCGTCTGGTCCGGGCAATATGAGTTCATGGAGCGGGCGAAGGAGCGATTGAAACTCGTGATCCCGCTGACGCTCATCATCATCTTCGTTGCGTTCTACTTCACGTTCCGCTCGGTCGCTGAGACGTTCATGGTCATGGTCGGCGTGCCGCTCTCGTTGGTCGGCGCCGTCTGGTACCTGACGATACTGGGCTACAACATCAGCATTGCCGTGTGGGTAGGACTCATTACCGTAGTGGGGACGGCCGCGGAAACGAGCGCCGTCATGCTGGCCTACCTGGACGAGGCCTGCGCGCGGCGCAAAGCGGCGGGCGGGCTCAAGACGTTGCAGGACGTGATTGACACAGTCCAGTCGGGCGCTGTGGAACGCATCAGGCCGATGGCGATGATCGGGTTCGTCGACGTGATCGGTTTGTTTCCGGTGATGTGGGCCACGGGTACGGGAGCGGATGTCATGAAACGGATCGCCGCGCCACAGGTTGGTGGGGTCTTTTCCGCGATGATCCTCACGCTGTTCGTCATCCCGCCCGTCTACGTGATATGGCGCTGGTGGAAGGAACGTCAGGCTCGGCACGAGACAAAGACATGA
- a CDS encoding response regulator transcription factor, with protein MEKTTEKIKVLIADDHRVVREGLAAILKTKEDIHVVGEAQDGQEAVEKTRTLMPDVVLMDVSMPRMGGVEATRQIKREFPHIGIVALTMYEEQQYIFDLVRAGATGYLLKDSDSSQIVAAIRAIYRGESLIHPSVASKILAEFSLMAQKKGKKPAWVEHDLTEREITVLRLVADGKTNKEIANALDLSEKTVKNHVRNIFHKLQVYDRTQAAILAIRKGLIELEPRP; from the coding sequence ATGGAAAAGACGACGGAAAAGATTAAGGTCCTGATCGCGGATGATCATCGGGTCGTGCGGGAAGGGCTCGCGGCCATCCTCAAGACCAAGGAGGACATCCATGTCGTGGGGGAGGCGCAGGACGGCCAGGAAGCGGTCGAGAAAACCCGGACGCTCATGCCGGACGTGGTGCTGATGGACGTGAGCATGCCGCGGATGGGCGGCGTCGAGGCGACCCGGCAGATCAAGCGGGAGTTTCCCCACATCGGCATTGTCGCGCTGACGATGTACGAGGAGCAGCAGTATATCTTCGATCTCGTGCGGGCCGGCGCGACCGGATACCTGCTGAAGGACAGCGACTCCTCCCAGATCGTGGCTGCAATTCGAGCGATCTACCGAGGGGAATCGCTGATTCACCCCTCCGTCGCGAGCAAGATCCTTGCGGAATTCTCTCTCATGGCCCAGAAGAAGGGGAAGAAGCCGGCCTGGGTGGAGCACGACCTCACGGAACGGGAGATCACCGTGCTGCGGCTGGTGGCGGACGGCAAGACCAACAAGGAAATCGCCAACGCGCTCGACCTCAGCGAGAAGACCGTGAAGAACCACGTCCGCAACATCTTCCACAAGCTGCAGGTCTATGACCGCACGCAGGCCGCGATCCTCGCGATCAGAAAAGGGCTCATCGAGCTGGAGCCGCGTCCGTAA
- a CDS encoding sensor histidine kinase — protein sequence MKTGVRSARRRRSAPKRTRPPSPRRRREFRPRQAATHVAILGAGRGGTALMEILAPDPLVKIIGIAEVNPNAVGLELARRLKIPVTRDFRKLLAMKRVELIIDVTGDPTVEATLQDFHRMGVTVLGGASAKFMWQLIEARIRTTAEIERTLAQYQSLYRLYVKEAATAVSEERTRIACEIHDGLVQSLAGVNFRLELCQELARKDPAACEETLRETKDQLKLAIQEARQVIFNLRPLHYDKMELIPALTNYLKSYETQTHIKTGFSVSGDEMALFPRTKIFLFRIVQEALSNVEKHAKAQQADVHLRIDPDRLTVTITDDGIGFDVEAVSRDPEKWDHFGLRGILERARLVGGEASITSKPGQGTKIVIDVPMVPKEAVSDGKDDGKD from the coding sequence ATGAAAACCGGAGTTCGGAGCGCCAGGCGCCGAAGATCCGCGCCGAAGCGGACGCGCCCGCCCTCACCGCGTCGGCGGCGCGAGTTTCGCCCTCGGCAGGCCGCCACGCACGTCGCCATTCTCGGCGCCGGACGGGGAGGGACGGCCCTCATGGAAATCCTCGCGCCGGACCCGCTGGTCAAGATCATCGGGATCGCGGAGGTGAACCCCAACGCCGTGGGTCTCGAGCTCGCGCGGCGATTGAAGATCCCCGTGACGCGCGACTTCCGCAAGCTGCTCGCCATGAAGCGCGTCGAGCTGATCATCGACGTGACGGGCGATCCCACGGTCGAGGCGACCTTGCAGGATTTTCATCGCATGGGCGTCACGGTCCTCGGCGGGGCCAGCGCCAAGTTCATGTGGCAACTGATCGAGGCCCGCATCAGGACCACCGCCGAGATCGAGAGAACCCTCGCCCAATACCAATCGCTCTACCGGCTGTACGTGAAGGAGGCGGCCACCGCCGTGAGCGAGGAGCGGACCCGCATCGCCTGCGAAATCCACGACGGGCTCGTGCAGAGCCTGGCCGGCGTCAACTTCCGATTGGAGTTGTGCCAAGAGCTGGCGCGGAAGGATCCGGCCGCCTGCGAAGAGACCCTGCGCGAGACCAAGGACCAGCTCAAGCTCGCGATCCAGGAGGCCCGCCAGGTGATCTTCAACCTGCGCCCTCTCCACTACGACAAGATGGAGCTGATCCCGGCGCTGACGAACTATCTCAAGTCCTATGAAACCCAAACCCACATCAAGACAGGGTTCTCGGTGTCGGGCGACGAAATGGCCCTGTTTCCGCGAACGAAGATTTTCTTGTTCCGCATCGTGCAGGAGGCGCTCAGCAACGTCGAGAAGCACGCCAAGGCCCAACAGGCCGATGTGCACCTGCGCATCGACCCCGACCGTCTGACCGTCACGATCACGGACGACGGCATCGGGTTCGACGTGGAGGCGGTCTCGCGCGATCCGGAGAAGTGGGATCATTTCGGGCTTCGTGGTATTCTGGAGCGCGCGCGCCTCGTCGGCGGGGAGGCGAGCATCACCTCGAAGCCGGGGCAAGGCACGAAGATCGTGATCGACGTCCCCATGGTTCCGAAGGAGGCCGTGAGCGATGGAAAAGACGACGGAAAAGATTAA
- a CDS encoding nuclear transport factor 2 family protein — protein sequence MNWTSHTAAFVAVMGLSWELSGCMVPPLMHRGGIMIDSWADVKAHDAMVSGILAAFNRAETALQAGNADGLMDLYSEDYHYHDLTKSDLRAIWEELLAHHRDFRSNHILSRIAVVPAASPAAELTCTGSLWAVSKETGQQVNIDSWYGEIHYMVNEKGAWRVRGHRGEGPKTRGFGAAPHPFF from the coding sequence ATGAACTGGACAAGCCATACTGCCGCGTTCGTGGCCGTTATGGGACTCTCGTGGGAATTGTCTGGATGCATGGTCCCGCCGCTGATGCATCGAGGCGGGATTATGATCGATAGCTGGGCTGACGTAAAGGCCCATGACGCCATGGTTTCAGGAATTCTCGCCGCATTCAATCGGGCTGAAACGGCCCTGCAGGCCGGCAATGCAGATGGGCTGATGGACCTTTACTCGGAGGACTATCATTATCACGACTTGACGAAGAGCGATTTGCGGGCGATTTGGGAGGAGTTACTGGCTCATCATCGGGACTTCAGAAGCAACCATATTCTCTCGCGCATTGCCGTGGTGCCTGCTGCGTCTCCCGCTGCGGAGCTCACCTGTACGGGAAGTCTGTGGGCCGTCTCGAAGGAGACGGGGCAACAGGTCAACATCGACAGTTGGTACGGAGAAATACATTACATGGTCAATGAGAAAGGCGCGTGGAGGGTTCGCGGACATCGCGGAGAAGGCCCGAAAACACGCGGGTTCGGTGCAGCCCCGCACCCGTTCTTCTAG